In one window of Nocardia brasiliensis DNA:
- a CDS encoding AAA family ATPase: MLIRFEVSNFRSILDRVELSMVAIDRDRSAARAAPMLGEHLLTVAGIYGPNASGKSNVLAALQWIRDAVRLSVRAWDESIPLEPFAFGDGPSRTTEFAVELLVNGIRYEYSVELDNQRVYYEGLFHYPEKKRRRIFEREGLKLTLQRGLGELAGARQLLTDRTLALSAARRFDDPVVSGFANSLIDMRTRGVGMPRSVFYFGGGGSTDRWFDSERALRMPEGDAVDSFDDDNRAESGLEKQVAERERDRRDALALLRMADLGIEDVLFTEEHLTAPSGEVRTRRRPRLVHRTSAESAPLDFSAESAGTRSWYQLIGLLLSTLRSGSMLLLDEIDASLHPTLSAQLIELFHDSVTNPMGAQLIFTTHDTSLLNHLNRDEVWFTEKTPDAATRLGALAEFAGERVRKSKNLENAYLHGRFGALPDVDTTELLRALGMIA, encoded by the coding sequence GTGCTGATTCGATTCGAAGTGTCGAACTTCCGATCGATCCTGGACCGGGTGGAGCTGTCGATGGTTGCGATCGATCGTGATCGATCGGCCGCGCGCGCGGCACCGATGCTTGGGGAGCACCTGCTCACGGTGGCAGGCATCTACGGCCCTAACGCCTCGGGGAAGTCGAACGTTCTAGCTGCGCTGCAGTGGATCCGGGATGCTGTCCGGCTATCCGTCCGGGCTTGGGATGAGTCAATTCCGCTCGAACCCTTCGCCTTTGGTGACGGTCCGAGCCGAACTACGGAGTTCGCGGTCGAGCTACTCGTGAACGGCATCCGCTACGAGTATTCGGTCGAACTGGACAACCAGCGTGTGTATTACGAGGGCCTTTTTCACTACCCAGAGAAGAAGCGTCGCAGAATCTTTGAGCGTGAAGGATTGAAGCTCACCCTGCAGCGTGGCTTGGGTGAGCTTGCTGGCGCTCGTCAGCTGCTCACGGATAGAACCCTCGCGCTTTCCGCTGCTCGGCGCTTCGATGATCCGGTCGTATCCGGTTTTGCGAATTCCTTGATCGATATGAGGACACGTGGGGTGGGCATGCCTCGAAGTGTGTTCTATTTCGGTGGAGGTGGCTCCACTGATCGGTGGTTCGATTCGGAGCGGGCACTCCGCATGCCGGAGGGCGACGCGGTAGATTCTTTTGACGACGATAACCGTGCAGAAAGTGGTCTCGAAAAGCAGGTAGCTGAACGTGAAAGGGATCGACGCGACGCGCTTGCGCTGTTGCGTATGGCGGATCTGGGCATCGAGGATGTTCTTTTTACCGAAGAGCATCTTACGGCTCCGTCTGGTGAGGTTCGCACGCGGAGGCGGCCACGACTGGTGCATCGGACTTCTGCTGAGTCGGCGCCTCTCGACTTTTCGGCGGAATCTGCCGGAACTCGTAGCTGGTATCAGTTGATCGGATTGCTGCTGAGTACACTTCGTTCGGGATCGATGTTGTTGCTGGATGAGATCGACGCGAGCCTGCATCCGACACTGTCCGCTCAGTTGATCGAGTTGTTTCATGATTCCGTTACGAATCCAATGGGGGCTCAACTGATTTTCACGACGCACGATACCAGCTTGCTCAATCACCTCAATCGTGATGAAGTTTGGTTTACGGAGAAGACGCCTGACGCCGCCACTAGGCTCGGTGCTCTTGCCGAGTTCGCGGGTGAACGGGTTCGAAAGTCTAAGAATTTGGAGAACGCTTATCTCCATGGTCGCTTCGGGGCGTTGCCGGACGTCGATACTACTGAGCTCCTGCGGGCGCTCGGTATGATTGCCTGA
- a CDS encoding RloB family protein, producing MAARRRPTRPLGRKVGTRAEYRTILVFCEGANTEPDYLKAVKDLPHVKANASVKIVLDPCQGVPLTLVQRAVERMQDSEIDECWCVFDVEWPKNHPNLKDAVGLAKAHGVGLAISNPCFELWLILHHREHSSYIDTKCAESASKKLDGRGGKHIDPAVYMPLRKSAERRAAVLAKRHEGDGNTLPNNNPSSSMYELLQVLERSADPLG from the coding sequence ATGGCGGCGCGACGTCGACCGACTCGACCGCTCGGCCGGAAAGTTGGTACTCGTGCGGAGTATCGAACAATACTGGTCTTTTGTGAAGGCGCGAATACTGAGCCGGACTACTTGAAGGCGGTCAAGGATTTGCCCCATGTCAAGGCCAATGCTTCGGTAAAGATCGTACTGGACCCTTGCCAGGGCGTGCCTCTTACCCTTGTTCAGCGTGCGGTCGAGCGCATGCAAGATTCCGAAATTGACGAATGCTGGTGCGTTTTTGACGTTGAATGGCCCAAGAATCACCCGAACCTTAAGGATGCGGTCGGGTTGGCGAAGGCTCACGGCGTCGGGTTGGCGATCTCGAATCCGTGCTTCGAACTCTGGTTGATTCTCCATCATCGGGAGCATAGCTCGTACATTGATACCAAATGCGCTGAGAGTGCTAGCAAAAAGCTCGACGGGCGCGGTGGAAAACACATTGATCCAGCCGTTTACATGCCATTGCGAAAAAGCGCCGAACGGCGCGCGGCGGTACTCGCAAAGCGCCACGAGGGTGATGGCAATACCCTGCCGAACAACAATCCTTCGTCATCGATGTACGAGTTACTTCAAGTGCTCGAGCGGTCGGCAGATCCTCTCGGCTAG
- a CDS encoding polyadenylate-specific 3'-exoribonuclease AS, with the protein MSLRYFYDCEFIEDGVVIDLVSIGVVCEDGREYYAVSTEFDPGRAGPWVRKHVLPQLPSPSSSLYRSRKQIRDELYKFLVPRSSVVPELWAWVGAYDHVALCQLWGSMVDLPSALPRYTNELRQHWDAHGRPELPPVPPDAHDALADARHNLAKFEAIEAARRR; encoded by the coding sequence ATCTCGCTTCGATATTTTTACGACTGCGAATTCATCGAGGACGGGGTGGTCATCGACCTGGTCTCCATCGGTGTCGTCTGCGAGGACGGCCGCGAATATTACGCGGTGTCCACCGAATTCGACCCGGGGCGGGCCGGTCCGTGGGTGCGCAAGCATGTGCTGCCGCAGCTGCCCTCACCGTCCTCGTCGCTGTATCGCAGCCGCAAGCAGATCCGCGACGAGCTGTACAAGTTCCTGGTGCCGCGCTCGTCGGTGGTGCCGGAACTGTGGGCCTGGGTCGGCGCCTACGACCACGTGGCGCTGTGCCAGCTGTGGGGTTCGATGGTCGATCTGCCCAGCGCGCTCCCCCGCTACACCAACGAACTGCGCCAGCACTGGGACGCGCACGGCCGCCCCGAGCTGCCCCCGGTCCCGCCGGACGCGCACGACGCGCTCGCCGACGCCAGGCACAATCTGGCCAAGTTCGAAGCCATCGAGGCGGCGCGCAGACGCTGA
- a CDS encoding class II 3-deoxy-7-phosphoheptulonate synthase, translated as MNWTVDVPIDRLPELPPLPTELRRRLDEALARPALQQPSWDPEQAAVMRTVLESVPPICVPAEVEELREQLAEVARGEAFLMQGGDCAETFADNTEPHIRGNIRTLLQMAVVLTYGASMPVVKVARIAGQYAKPRSSDTDALGLKSYRGDMVNALVADAAMREHDPSRLVRAYANASAAMNLVRALTGAGMADLHKVHDWNRDFVAQSPAGARYEALAEEIDRGLAFMTACRVNDPSLKSARIYASHEALVLDYERAMLRLSENAAGEPVLYDLSAHFLWIGERTRQLDGAHIALAELLANPIGLKIGPTTTPDQAVEYVERLDPNNEPGRLTIVSRMGNSKVRDVLPPIIEKVQATGHQVIWQCDPMHGNTHEASTGFKTRHFDRIVDEVQGFFEVHHALGTHPGGLHIELTGEDVTECLGGAQDISDLDLSGRYETACDPRLNTQQSLELAFLVAEMLR; from the coding sequence GTGAACTGGACCGTCGACGTACCCATCGATCGCCTGCCGGAACTGCCGCCGCTGCCCACGGAGCTGCGCAGGCGGTTGGATGAGGCGCTGGCCCGCCCGGCGCTACAGCAGCCGTCGTGGGATCCGGAGCAGGCGGCGGTGATGCGCACCGTGCTCGAGAGCGTGCCGCCGATCTGTGTGCCCGCCGAGGTCGAGGAGCTGCGCGAGCAGCTCGCCGAGGTGGCCCGTGGCGAGGCGTTCCTCATGCAGGGCGGCGACTGTGCGGAGACCTTCGCCGACAACACCGAGCCGCATATCCGCGGCAATATCCGCACCCTGCTGCAGATGGCGGTCGTGCTCACCTACGGCGCGAGCATGCCGGTGGTCAAGGTCGCCCGGATCGCGGGCCAGTACGCGAAGCCGCGCTCCTCCGACACCGACGCGCTCGGCCTCAAGTCCTACCGCGGCGACATGGTCAACGCGCTCGTCGCCGACGCCGCGATGCGCGAACACGATCCGTCGCGTCTGGTGCGCGCGTACGCCAACGCGAGCGCCGCGATGAACCTGGTGCGCGCGCTGACCGGCGCCGGCATGGCCGACCTGCACAAGGTGCACGACTGGAACCGCGATTTCGTCGCGCAGTCGCCCGCGGGCGCGCGCTACGAGGCGTTGGCCGAGGAGATCGACCGCGGTCTGGCGTTCATGACCGCCTGCCGGGTGAACGACCCGAGCCTGAAGTCCGCGCGCATCTACGCCAGCCACGAGGCGCTGGTGCTCGACTACGAGCGGGCGATGCTGCGGCTGAGCGAGAACGCGGCGGGTGAGCCGGTGCTCTACGACCTGTCCGCGCACTTCCTGTGGATCGGCGAGCGGACCAGGCAGCTCGACGGTGCGCACATCGCGCTCGCCGAATTGCTCGCGAACCCGATCGGGCTGAAGATCGGCCCGACCACCACGCCCGACCAGGCCGTGGAGTACGTCGAACGGCTCGACCCGAACAACGAGCCCGGCCGGTTGACCATCGTGTCCCGGATGGGCAACAGCAAGGTCCGCGACGTGTTGCCGCCCATCATCGAGAAGGTGCAGGCCACCGGTCACCAGGTGATCTGGCAGTGCGACCCGATGCACGGCAATACCCACGAGGCCTCCACCGGTTTCAAGACCAGGCACTTCGACCGCATCGTCGACGAGGTCCAGGGCTTCTTCGAGGTGCATCACGCCCTCGGTACCCACCCCGGCGGCCTGCACATCGAGCTCACCGGCGAGGACGTCACCGAGTGCCTCGGCGGCGCGCAGGACATCTCCGACCTGGACCTGTCCGGTCGCTACGAGACCGCCTGCGACCCACGCCTCAACACCCAGCAGTCCCTGGAACTGGCCTTCCTGGTCGCCGAAATGCTGCGCTGA